The uncultured Dysgonomonas sp. genome contains the following window.
ATCGAAAATCTATGGATATTTTGCGGATAAATACCAGATGAGCGTAAATGAGGCTCATGAAACAATGGCAAATACAGCTAAACTGGCAAAAGAAGTAGGACTAAATTACGACTACGATAATCTTATCGTAGCTAATACATACGATGCCCTCCGTCTGGTGAAGTTGGCTAATGAATCGGGTTTGGCGACCGAAGCCGAGGAAGTGCTTTTCGATGCCTACTTCGTGAGAGGTGCAGACATAAGTGACAACAGTATACTGGTGAAACTGGGTACACAAATAGGACTGACAGAAAAATCCATTGTGGAAATGCTGGACAGTGACACATATCTGGACAAGATAAAAGAGGATATTGAATACAGCGAAAACGAGCTTAATCTCGAATACATTCCGTTCTATCTATTCAACAACAAGCAAATAGTGCAAGGTTCTATTCCTGTTGATGATTATCTGGAGGTGCTGAATAAAGCATATGCCGAATGGGAGCAAAACGGCGTATCCAGCGAAAAAGGAGAAATCATAAGCGGGCAATCCTGTTCTATAGACGGTGTTTGCAGCTAAAAAAAAGAATAAGAGAAAATACTGCTACACCTTATTACATATAAGGTCTCAGACCTTTTTATTAACTATTTGAGCATAAATACAACAGACTGTTATGATTTTAGAATACAACATTAAGTCTTATCTGTTACTTATATTGCTATTCTTTGGGCTTTTTGCATGCTCGAACGACGATGATTTTTCGTCGGATGGAAATATGTCTATCACATTTTCATCAGATACAATCGGTTTCGATACTGTATTTACGACTATCGGCTCTGCTACACGGCAGTTTAAAATATATAATAAAAACAGTAGATCACTTGTAATAGGCTCGATAGAATTGATGAACCCGGCAAAAAGCGGATTCAGAATGAATATCGACGGAGAAAAAGGGACGAAGCTCTCAAATGTAGAAATACTAAAAAAAGACAGTCTTTTTGGATTTATAGAAGTTACAGTAAATCCTACAGACAATGAAACTCCGTTGTTGATACGCGATTCCATCAGATTCGAAACAAACGGAAATATACAATACCTGCAACTGGAAGCTGTAGGACAGGATGTCTATATATGGAAAAGCGGACGGATTACCCAGGATTCTGTAATTACAGGTAAGAAACCGCTTCTTGTATATGATTCCATCGTGATCGATAAAGAGGTTACAGCTACAATGTCTGAAGGCTCCAAAATCTTTTTCAGAAACAATGCTTCTATACGCATACATGGGAGACTGATAGCCAAGGGGACAATAGAAAAGCCTGTTATTTTCAGGGGAGACCGCTTTGATAAGATCGATGCAGATATACCTTACGACAATGTTCCGGGACAATGGGACGGCGTATATTTCTATTCCGAAAGTTATAACAACCAACTTGAAAATATAAATATACGGAATGCCACAAAAGGCATAACATTCTATGCATCAGACATTCAATATAAAAAAGCGACTTTATTGAATGTAGTTGTACAAAACACATTAGAACACGGGGTATCGGCTACAAACAGTAATATTGACGGAGGAAACTGCCTGTTTGTTAATTCTAAAGGAGCAGCACTAAATCTCAATGGGGGAAAATATTCATTCCTGCATTGCACCATTGCGAATTATTTCAGATGGTCGGCAAGGAGTGTAGAAAGCCTGATAATAAGCAATAGTAAAGAGACACCGTTAGCACAATGTGATTTTATGAACTCTATCGTTTACGGTTCATTAAATAGAGAACTTTCAATGAATAGAAATGCTGAAGCCGTCTACAATTATCAGTTCATAAACTGTCTGATAAAAGGCACGGAGATTTCAGACTCGTACTTTGAAAATATAATATGGAATAAAGATCCTCTATTCAAAGACTTGAATACGGAAGGTATCTATTCATACAACTTTGAGTTACAGGATTCATCCCCGGCCATAGATAAAGCCGATAAAACATATTCAATGGGTTTGCCTTTTGATTTGCGAGGTAAATCCCGTCAGGATTCTCCCGATATTGGTTGTTATGAGCGGGTTAAGTAAAGGTTGGAAAATATTACAGGGCATTATACTGTTACTGATAATCAGCATACAGACAAATGCGCAGGAAAATTTTCGTATCATGTTCTACAATGTAGAAAACATGTACGATACAAAAGACAATCCGAAAACAAACGATGATGATCTCACCCCGAACGGACAATTGCACTGGACAAACTACCGATATTGGAAGAAGTTGAATGATATAAGCACCGTGATTTCATCTGCTGGTGACGATCGATACCCTCCTGCATTAGTCGGTATATGCGAAGTAGAAAACGATTCCGTATTGTATGACCTTACCAAAAGAGCAAGACTGAGGAAACATAAGTATGAATATATAATCACCAACTCCAAGGATAACAGGGGTTCGAATACAGCCTTACTCTATCAGCGGGACCAGATAAAGATAATAAGCAAAAGGTCTTATACTCCCACCCTGCAATCAGACCCATCGAAAACAACGCGGGATATACTCCATGTTACAGGTGAAGTCATCAATGATCAGATACTTGATATATTCGTTTGCCACTTCCCGTCCCGACGTGAGGGGATTAAAAAGACAAGGCCCGACCGCATACGGTGTGCAGAACTCTTGAGACAAAAGACTGACAGTCTTTTCCGCATACGAAAGAAAGCGAATATCATTATCATGGGAGACTTCAATGACTATCCGAATGATACAAGCCTATCTGAAAGTCTTGGTGCGCATAGCATCAAATCCCCGGTTTCGGATAAAAGTTTATACAATATGTTTTATCATCGTCTAGGCGAGAAGGATACAGGCTCCTATAAATATAAGGGAAAGTGGAACTTTATAGATCAGTTTATTACAAGTGGGAACCTGTTGAATCCCTCTTCTAAAATCTCAATCAAGAAGAAAGAAGCACATATTTACTCTGCACCTTTCCTCTTACATGATGATAATACAAAGTCCGGAGGTGGCGGACAGAAACCATTCCGTACTTACTCAGGGTTTAAATATCTGGGCGGATACAGCGACCATCTTCCTATTTATATGGATTTGATTATTAAAAACTGACGAAATGAAACACGCTATACTTGTAACAGCATATAAGAATCCGCAGCAATTAAATGAATTGGTAGACTTCTTCAATGAAGACTATTCATTCTATATCCACATAGATAAGAAAAGCCGGATTACCGATTCTGATATTGAGACACTGAAAACGAAGGCTACCGTCAAGTTTGTATCACAGGAATACAGAGTCAACTGGGGTAGTGTCGACCATCTAAAAGCTATTCTTCTCTTATCGAAGGAATGCGCCAAAGATAAAAGCATAGATTACATCCACCTGATTACAGGACAGGATTTTCCTGCAAAGTCGCCACAACAGATATCCGATTATCTGAAAGAAAATTATGGAACAGAGTTTCTCTCGGCCAGGCCACTACCTATTAAAACATGGATAGAGGGCGGACTCAACAGGGTTGTATATTACAATCTATATGAGATTTTCAATGCCAAAAGCTGGCAGCGTATATTCATCAAAGCATTTGTACAAATGCAAAAGATTGTCGGATATAAGAGGAAATTGCCGACCGAATTAAATAACCTCTATGGAGGTTCTACCTATTGGACTCTTACGCTACCTGCAGTTGAATACTTCCTCGACTTTCTCGATAAGCATCCGAATGTTCTCGAAGCTTATAAATATACATTTTGTGCCGAAGAAATCTTATTGCATTCCATATTAATGAACTCTTCATTCAAGGAAAAGGTAGCAAAAAGGAACCTGAGATTCATGCTGTGGGAAAACCGGGACGGAGTATATCCGGCCAATCTGGATGAAAGGGATTTCGAGGACATTACCAGTTCAGACGCGTTTTTTGCAAGAAAATTCGAATACCCTGTCTCAGGGAAATTACGGGACAAACTAATTAGGTATTTATCACATTCTAATAGCGATTAGAATCCTCCAGGGCCTCACGTATATTGCCAAAAACAGCCGCCAGCAGGAAACGCACCTGCTTAAGCCCCTCTTCATCGATACCTGCTAAAGCAGCATCTACGGTCTCATATACGGCTTTATTGGCCTTTTCTTTTATTGATTTACCTAGGTCGGTGAGGAATATATAATTGGAACGCCTGTCTGTTGTGGAAGCATTACGATAAACAAGATTCTGCTTAGTCAGGTTGTCAATAAGGCGAGTCATACTCGGCTTATCCTTAAATGTGGAATTGCATAAGGTCTGCTGGGTGACGCCATCTTCGCGCCAAAGGAAAGCTAATACCGTCCATTGTTCGGGAGTAATATCGAGACCTTCTTTACGAAGGTTGCGGTACATCATACGGTTAATAGCCATCGACACTTTTCCGTTAATGATGGGGAAGATAAGATCCTGATCTCCATCCAAGCTGAGTATTTCTTCATTTTCCATTGACGATTCCTCTTATATTGTATACAAATGTAAGATAAGAAGTCCGCTTATCAAAGATTTTTTAAAGCTTTAGCATTTGTTATATAAATAAAAAGCTCTATCTTTGCACCTCATTTGCAAAAATGACATGTTTAATTTATAATTATTTAATTTATGAACAATTACGAAACCGTTTTCATTTTGACTCCCGTTTTGTCTGATGTACAGATGAAGGAAGCGGTAGAAAAATTCAAGACTATTTTGACCAATGAAGGGGCAAAAATAGTAAATGAAGAAAACTGGGGACTTCGCAAACTGGCTTATCCAATCCAGAAGAAATCTACCGGTTTTTATGCGATGTTAGAATTTGAAGCTGATCCGGCTGTTATCGCTAAACTAGAAATCAACTTCCGCCGCGACGAACGTGTTATCCGTTTCTTGACTTTCCGTCAGGATAAGTTTGCACACCAGTACGCAGAAAAGAGAAGAAATCTAAAATCACCTAAAAAAGAAGAAGTAAAGGAGAACTAAATTATGGCACAGCAATCAGAAATCAGATATTTGACTCCGCCTTCAGTTGATGTCAAGAAAAAAAAGTACTGCCGTTTTAAGAAAAACGGTATCAAGTATATCGACTACAAAGACCCTGAGTTTTTGAAGAAATTCCTTAACGAACAGGGAAAAATCCTTCCTCGCCGTATTACCGGAACATCTCTGAAATTCCAACGTCGTGTTGCACAAGCTGTAAAAAGAGCTCGTCACTTAGCTTTGCTTCCTTACGTTACAGACTTAATGAAATAATAAAAAGGAGGAAAAAGAAATGCAAGTTATATTAAAAGAAGACATCCTTAACTTAGGATATAAAGATGAAGTCGTAACTGTAAAAGACGGTTATGGACGTAATTACCTTATACCTCAAGGTAAAGCTGTGATAGCATCAGAGTCTGCAAAGAAAGTTTTGGCTGAAAACATGAAGCAACGCGCTCACAAACTTGAGAAAATCAAGAAAGACGCTGAGGCTTTGGCTACCAAACTTGATGGCGTATCACTCACTATCGGAGCAAAAACAAGCTCTACCGGCACTATCTTCGGTTCGGTAACTAATATTCAAATAGCTGAGGCTCTTGAAAAATTAGGATACAACGTGGACCGTAAGGTAATCATCATCAAAGATGCCGTAAAAGAAATAGGTACTTATAAAGCAATCGCTAAACTTCACAAAGAAGTTTCTGTAGAAATTCCTTTCGAAGTAGTCTCTGAATAAGATACCGTTAAATATAGAAAAGAGAGTTGTCTATCGACAACTCTCTTTTTACTTTTATTAAACCTTAACAAAACCTAAAAATAAATACTATCTTTACATACTAACTATTAATTACAAAAATAACTTATGAAAAATTTAACAAAAACTACCCTTAGCATCATTGCTATTGTATTCATTTCTTCGTTTTTCATCCAATGCAAAGATGCAAAAGACGCAGTAGTAACTAAATACCTAGATATGCAGGTAGAGCAAATGAACAAGCAATGCCCGCTTAGTCTTGGAGGAGGATTAACTCTGGAAAGCTGCAAAGTAGAAGGAAACAGAACGATGAAATTCTCTTATAAAATAGACCAGGACATCGAAACATTCGATACGGCAGCAGGCAAAGCGGCAGCTGTTGATGCGCTAAAAGGTTCGCCGGAAATAGCCCAATTAAAAGAATATGAAATAACATATAAGTACGAATATAAAAATGCATCGGACAAAGTCATAGGAGAAATGACAATTGCCCCAGATGATTATAAATAAAAAATAGATAAAGAATAATATAAGAAGCCGAAAGACAAAACATAGTCTTTCGGCTTTTTCTTATAAATAGTGCGAACGAAGAGTTATTTCAAAAATAATCGTTTGTATTGGTAAATACTTTATCAATGCATATATGGCTATTAGCCGACAGCTCTTCGATAGACTGAAATGTCCCCTAATTGGCGTTGTTTTCCCAAAGGGGGACATGCAATGAGAGTAAAAAGCAACAAGTAGAAAAAGTGTAACCTTTGTTACCTTTTTTAGAGTTACAAGTTATTGTGCCCTTGGGGCAGTTACAAGTTGGTTTACTGTTAACTGATATATCTTTACTTTTTGTATAGTGCTCTTTGTGTAAATCTTTGTGTCCCTTGTGGTATAGAAATTTAGCCACTAAGTACACAGCGGGAATCACAAAGGCTAAAAAGACTGTTACATATGTTACCTTTTGTAAAAGTTACAAGTAGACAAGATACAAGTTGTTAACTGCTAACTGATGACCGTTAACTGATATATCTGTTACCTTTGTTACTTTTTAACAGGCAGTCAATTTTAGATAATAAACAGTATAAAGTATTATTGCTATTATCTGTATGTAAGGGGAATGTTTTTGGGTGGCTAATGCCGGACACGGATCCGTCCCTATAAGTTGCTATCTGAATTATTGACAATTAAAATATAATAACGGGCTAAATAGATAATATTTATCAAACATTTTCCATATATAAAATATTGATAACCAATATTCACTATCGATGAACTAAATAATATAACACACTGTTTTAACTTAAAATCATAAAAAAATAGTAACTTCGTAGGGTTTAAGAGATTAATTATCAAAATATTTTCAAATACTAAATAACGGATAGAATTTGATAATATATTCTATAATGGTAACTAACTATTGTTGTTTTAATTACCAAAGCAATAATTAACAGTCGACGACGCGAAGGCGAGTCTAATAGGTCTGCGGCCTTAACTTGTTTATATTATAAAAATAAAAATAGAAACTAATATGAAAATCGGATTTGTAGGATTAGGCAAAATGGGCGGTAAAATGGTAGAGCGCCTGTTGAATCATGGACACGAAGTAGTTGCTTACAACTTAACTCAAAAAGAAATAGATGAAGTAGCTGCAAAAGGAGCTATACCGGCTTCCAGCCTGAAAGACCTTGTTAGTAAATTGGATGAACGCAAATTGGTATGGTTAATGGTTCCTGCCGGCAAGCCTGTAGACGGGAACATTGCCGAACTGCTTACATTACTTAAACCAAACGATATAATTGTAGATGGCGGCAATAGCTATTGGAGAGAAACTGTTGAACGTGGAAAGAAAGTAAAAGAACACGGAATTCACTACCTCGACTGTGGTACAAGTGGTGGCGTATGGGGACTTCAGAACGGATACTGCCTGATGTATGGCGGAGACAAGGAAGCCTGCGACTTCGCTGAACCTATCTTTAAAAGCCTTGCCCCTGAAAACGGATATATGCGTTGCGGCGAGAGCGGCTCCGGCCATATGGTGAAGATGGTACATAATGGCATCGAATATGGTATGATGCAGGCATACGCAGAAGGATTTGAAATAATGAAGAACTCCCCATATAATGTAGACTTAGAAAAAGTTTCGCGTGTATGGATGGAAGGCTCGGTTGTTCGCTCATGGTTACTGGAACTGATAGGCAATGCACTTGAAGGAAACGAAAATCTGGACGGCATCAAAGATTATGTAGCCGATAGCGGCGAAGGTCGCTGGACCGTACAGACTGCGATGGACTTTGATGTTCCTGCACATGTCATCACAGCTTCACTTTTCACCCGTTTCGAATCGAGACAGGAATCGTCTTATGCAATGAAATTACTGGCAGCTATGAGAAATCAGTTTGGCGGCCATGAAATAAAGAAAGACTAACTTAGTTACTTCGCCCTACGGGCAGTTGCAAGTTACGGGTTACAAGTCGGACACACAATAAGTCGCTTCTACAAACTCGTAACTTGTAACTTGTAACTCGTAACTAAAATACGATGAAACCAAAAATTATAAAAGATCAGGCACTGGTCATATTCGGTGCATCGGGAGATCTTACATACAGGAAACTGGTACCTGCTATATTCGATTTGCATAAACAGAATTCACTTCCTAAAAACTTTGCAGTATTGGGAGTGGCCCGCAGTCCTTTCACGGATGATTCTTTCCGTGAAAAGATGAAAGATGGTATCAAGCAATTTGCTACGGCTAAAGACGTCTCTGATGAAGAATTAAACACATTCTGCCAGAAACTTCATTATCTGTCTATCAATACAGATGACGGTAAAGAATACTCGAAGCTGAAAGACCGTTTAGATCTGCTCGACAAAGAAGAAAATACTGCAGGAAACTATATTTTCTATCTATCTACGCCACCTGCGCTCTACCCTCTCATTCCTAAATTCCTGGCAGAGCAAGGCTTGAACAAAGAGGACGATAATTTCAGGCGGATTATTATAGAAAAACCTTTCGGTACAGATTTGAAATCCGCAATTTCATTAAATGCTTCTTTACGCGAAGATTATGATGAAGAGCAGATATACCGTATCGACCATTATCTGGGTAAAGAAACAGTACAAAACATGCTTGTTACCCGTTTTGCAAATGGTATCTATGAGCCATTATGGAACAGAAATTACATCCATCATGTCGAAATCACGGCGGCTGAAAGCATTGGCGTGGAAAATCGTGGAGGATACTATGATCATTCAGGAGCATTACGCGACATGGTACAAAATCACCTGCTGCAATTAGTAGCTCTTGTGGCAATGGAGCCTCCGATGTCTATAGATTCGGTTTCGATACGAAATGAAAAGCTAAAAGTATTTCAGGCCTTCCGTCCTATGTCGAATGACGATTTGTTCAAAAATGTTATTCGCGGACAATACACAGCAGCCAACATAAAAGGCAAATACGCCAAAGGATACCGGGAAGAAAAAGATGTGGATAAAGATTCACGTACCGAGACCTATGTAGCGATGAAACTGTTCATTGACAACTGGCGCTGGGGAGATGTTCCTTTCTATGTCCGCACCGGAAAACGTTTACCGACACGGGTATCGGAAGTAGTTATACATTTCAAACCTGCTCCGCAACGATTGTTTCCTGAAACTACAGACCTGAACAATGACGACAATCAATTGGTAATAAGAATACAGCCCGATGAAGGCATTCTGCTGAAAACAAAGATGAAAGTGCCGGGAAGCGGCTATCAGGTAAAGAATGTGAATATGGATTTCCACTATTCGCAATTACAAGATACCTACCTGCCCGAAGCATATGAGCGCCTGCTGCTCGACTGTATGGTAGGCGACTCTACATTATATATCCGGGGCGACGCCTTGGAAGCCACATGGAAATTCGTGCAACCGCTGCTTGATTTCTGGGAGAAGAATCCGGATGCGCCACTACATGGATATCCTGCCGGATCATGGGGTCCCAACTGCGCCGATGACCTGATTGAAGAAAAAAATCTTACATGGAGATATCCTTGTAAGAATCTGTCTGACGATGGTATATATTGCGAACTATGATAAAAGAAGAGATTAAAGTTTATGAAGATCCTAACGCTTTAAGCAAAGGATTCACCGAGTTTGTACTAAAGTTGCTGGATGTATATCCGCACATCAATCTGGCCCTGTCGGGGGGAACCACGCCTAAGGTAATTTTTGACTATTGGGCCGAGAATTGTAAAGAGTCTATCGACTGGAACCGTATCTCATTTTTCTGGGGAGACGAACGTTGCGTACCACCGGAAAATGTGATGAATAACTTCGGGATGACAAAGGATCACTTATTCGACAAAGTGCCGAGCATTCCGAATAATAACATCTACCGTATACACGGAGAAAACGAACCGGAAGAAGAAGCGTTATGGTATGGTACAGTTCTGAAATCGAAACTGATGCAAAAGCAGGACATGCCTAGTTTCGAGATTGTCATGCTCGGACTGGGTGATGACGGACATACCGTATCGATTTTCCCTAATCAGATCGAACTCTGGGACAGTAAAGACATCTGTGTAATCGGTGAGCACCCTGAAACAGGTATGCAGCGGGTGACTATCAGCGGTAAAGTGGTAAACAACTCACAGTATGTCGTATTCCTTGCTACAGGAAAGAACAAAGCTGAAAAAGTAAGAGATATAATAAAGAACCGGAAAGAACACCTGAATAAATACCCTGCGGCGAAAGTAAATCCCAAAAGGGGCTATTTGTATTGGTTCCTGGATGCAGAAGCGGCAAGTTTGCTGTAATACGCATAGGAATAAAAAAGGATGGTTGTACAACCATCCTTTTTTGCCTTATCTTGTTTGTTCTATAAACGACCTTAGCCTATCTACATAGTCCCTGTTATTCGATAACCGCGGCACTTTGTTTTGCCCGCCCAGTTTCCCTATCGATTTCAGCCACTCATTAAACGTCCCTTTTGGCAAACTTTTCACAATAGGTAAACCTAAAGAGAGATTATAGGAACGCTTAGCCTCATAGTCCGAGTTTACCCTCTTCAGGTTGTCATCCAAAGATTTGACAAACTTATCCAAATCGTCGGGCTCGACGGAAAACTCGATAAACCACTCATGGGCACCGGTATTTTCATCTCCAAAATAAACGGGAGCGGCTGTATATTCAGTTATCTGTGTACCTGTATCTTTACAAGCTTCGGATAAAGCTCTTTCAGCATTGTCAATGATAATCTCCTCTCCGAAAGCATTGATAAAGTTCTTTGTACGACCTGTTATCCGGAACAGATAGGGACTGGTAGACGTAAACTCGATAGTATCACCTATCATATAGCGCCAAAGCCCGCCATTGGTAGAGATGAGGAGTGCGTAATTCTGCCCGGTCTCCACTTCGTCCAATGTCAGTGTCTTAGGATTTTCACTATTCCATTCACTCATCGGAACAAATTCGTAGTAGATACCGCTATCCAGCATCAGGAGCATATCTTTCGATTTATCGGAAAACTGTACTCCGAAGAATCCTTCCGAAGCATTGTACGTTTCCCAATAACGCATTTCAGGCTTTTGTATGATCTTCTTATATTGTTCTTCGAATGGGGTGAAACTGACCCCCCCATGGAAGAACACTTCCAGATTAGGCCAGATATCAGTCAGTTCGCGCCCGGTATCAGCCTTTATTTTTTTCAAAAGGACAAGCAACCATGAAGGTACACCCATGAATGCCCTTACATCGTTCTTTACAGCATAATCTGCTAATGCCTGCAACTTAATTTCCCAATCGGGTAACAGGGAAATGCTCTCAGGAGTACGGCTTTTCTTAGCCCAGAAATACAGGTTCTTGATCAATATAGCAGATATATCTCCGGTAAAAATACCGTCTCCTATATTGTTTATCTGCTTACTTCCTCCCAAAACCAATGTCTTTCCGAAAAAGAATCTGGCCTTATGATTTGCCTGCCCGTATATAGCAAGCATCTGCTCTCCACATTTATAGTGACCTTTTGTCAGAGATTCTTGGGTGACAGGGATGTATTTACTCTTATCCTCGGTAGTACCGGACGACATAGCAAACCACTTTACGGGTTTGTTCCACAAAACGTTTTGCTGTTTATCTATCAGTATCTTATCAAGATAGGGACGCAAATCTTCGTAATGGAAAACAGGAACCTGCTTTCTGAAATCGTCTTTATTCTTAATTGAGGAAAAGTTATATCGTTGACCTATTAGCGTTTGCGCTCCATTGTGAAGCAAATAGGATAGTATTTTTTCCTGAGTATAGACTGGTTTATTGATAAATCCGGCAACTTCTTTATATTTGAAGTTGAGATATTTGTGAGCAATATTGGTTATCATCCGATTTTGCTTATTCTTCGTAGCTTTTCTTCGTCTATTATCTTGATTTTCCGGCCGTCGAGTGTAATTATATGTTCATCAACAAATGTAGACAGCGTCCTGATTGCATTTGAGGTTGTCATATTCGACAAATTGGCAAGGTCTTCCCGTGACAGGTAGATACTGATAGTAGCGCCGTCTTCTTCCAATCCGTAGTTTTCGATAAGGAAGATTAGCGATTCAGCTAAACGTCCGCGGATATGTTTTTGAGTAAGATTAACCACCCTTTCATCTGCAATGCCCAGATCTGTAGACAGTTCCCGGATAAAGAACATTCCTAATTTTGAGTTTACAGTAACTATCTCTTCAATAATCTGCATAGATATAAAACAGATAGTGGAAGCCTCGAAAGCCGAAGCAGCAGTCACATATGGCTGGTTGGCAAAATAGGCTCGATACCCGAAATATTGTGTAGGACGTATCATTCTTATTATCTGGCTACGTCCGCCTACTCCATCTTTATATATCTTGACTTTGCCTTTACACAGGCACATCAATTCTTGAGGAGTCTCTTCTTCTCTGTAGATTACCTCATTCTTTTTATAGTCAAGAATCTTCGCGTTTGCCGAAATTAAGTCACGTTCCTTATTATTCAACAAATCCCAAATCTCCGGAATACATTCCGATATACTTACAACATTGCTGCTATCTGCTACCATAGAGAAAAGCTTGATATATAAATCAGGTTCAATAATTAACTTAAAAACAAAGTTAGCATTTTTTTATATTAAAACATGTTACAAAACATATTTTTAACGCATTATACCATCTTTTTATAAAAAAGGCCTTGAGATTAATTATTATTTCTCTTTGAATATTACAATAATAAGACTATTTTTGCACCACCAAAAAAGAGAGCTGTGAAAGCTAACTTTTTCTTATACATTTGAATAAACTTGTAATAATTTAAAATAAACCCGTTAAGATGAATGTATCTCTAACAAATGTTGATAGCGTAAATGCTATTCTACAAATCAGTGTAGCTAAAGCTGATTATCAGGAAAAACTTGATAGTGCACTGAAAACTTTCCGCAAAAAAGCAAATGTACCGGGATTCCGTCCGGGCACTGTACCTGTAGGTATGGTAAAAAAGATGTACGGTAAATCCATAATGGCCGAAGAAATAAACAAAATAGTAGGTGAAAGCCTATATAACTATATTCAGGAAAATAAATTGAATGTGCTTGGCGAACCGCTTCCCAACGAAGAAAAGCAACAAGCGATCGATTTCGCAACAGAAGGCGACTATGATTTCTATTTCGATATAGCCCTTGCTCCTGAAATTAAACTATCACTGACAAAGAAAGATAAAGTCACCTACTACAAAATTGATGTAAACGAAGAACTTGTTGATAAACAAATCGAGTCTTACAAAGCAAATTACGGTAAGTATGACAAGATAGAGGACGGCGCCCTTGCAACCGACCTTGTCAGAGGTACTATCTCGGAACTGGAAGGCGGCAAAGCAAAAGAAGGCGGTATCAATGTAGAAGCCGGTGTAGTAATGCCATCTTACATGAAAGATGCTGACGAACAAGCTAAATTCGTTGGAGCTAAAGCCGGAGATGTGATCACATTCAATCCTGGGAAAGCATATGAAGGAAATGAAACCGAGATCGCATCACTACTTCACATCGAAAAAGATGCAGTAGAAGCCATTGCTCCTGAATTTAAATTTGAAATCACTGAAATCACCCGTTACAAAGAAGCTGAACTAGATAAAGATCTGTTCGATAAAGTAT
Protein-coding sequences here:
- a CDS encoding beta-1,6-N-acetylglucosaminyltransferase, producing the protein MKHAILVTAYKNPQQLNELVDFFNEDYSFYIHIDKKSRITDSDIETLKTKATVKFVSQEYRVNWGSVDHLKAILLLSKECAKDKSIDYIHLITGQDFPAKSPQQISDYLKENYGTEFLSARPLPIKTWIEGGLNRVVYYNLYEIFNAKSWQRIFIKAFVQMQKIVGYKRKLPTELNNLYGGSTYWTLTLPAVEYFLDFLDKHPNVLEAYKYTFCAEEILLHSILMNSSFKEKVAKRNLRFMLWENRDGVYPANLDERDFEDITSSDAFFARKFEYPVSGKLRDKLIRYLSHSNSD
- a CDS encoding MarR family transcriptional regulator, with protein sequence MENEEILSLDGDQDLIFPIINGKVSMAINRMMYRNLRKEGLDITPEQWTVLAFLWREDGVTQQTLCNSTFKDKPSMTRLIDNLTKQNLVYRNASTTDRRSNYIFLTDLGKSIKEKANKAVYETVDAALAGIDEEGLKQVRFLLAAVFGNIREALEDSNRY
- a CDS encoding DsbA family oxidoreductase; translation: MNKMKIDIWSDIACPYCYIGKRKLEMALSQFPHRDNIELVWHSYELDLELPKEALESKIYGYFADKYQMSVNEAHETMANTAKLAKEVGLNYDYDNLIVANTYDALRLVKLANESGLATEAEEVLFDAYFVRGADISDNSILVKLGTQIGLTEKSIVEMLDSDTYLDKIKEDIEYSENELNLEYIPFYLFNNKQIVQGSIPVDDYLEVLNKAYAEWEQNGVSSEKGEIISGQSCSIDGVCS
- a CDS encoding choice-of-anchor Q domain-containing protein; the encoded protein is MILEYNIKSYLLLILLFFGLFACSNDDDFSSDGNMSITFSSDTIGFDTVFTTIGSATRQFKIYNKNSRSLVIGSIELMNPAKSGFRMNIDGEKGTKLSNVEILKKDSLFGFIEVTVNPTDNETPLLIRDSIRFETNGNIQYLQLEAVGQDVYIWKSGRITQDSVITGKKPLLVYDSIVIDKEVTATMSEGSKIFFRNNASIRIHGRLIAKGTIEKPVIFRGDRFDKIDADIPYDNVPGQWDGVYFYSESYNNQLENINIRNATKGITFYASDIQYKKATLLNVVVQNTLEHGVSATNSNIDGGNCLFVNSKGAALNLNGGKYSFLHCTIANYFRWSARSVESLIISNSKETPLAQCDFMNSIVYGSLNRELSMNRNAEAVYNYQFINCLIKGTEISDSYFENIIWNKDPLFKDLNTEGIYSYNFELQDSSPAIDKADKTYSMGLPFDLRGKSRQDSPDIGCYERVK
- the rplI gene encoding 50S ribosomal protein L9; translated protein: MQVILKEDILNLGYKDEVVTVKDGYGRNYLIPQGKAVIASESAKKVLAENMKQRAHKLEKIKKDAEALATKLDGVSLTIGAKTSSTGTIFGSVTNIQIAEALEKLGYNVDRKVIIIKDAVKEIGTYKAIAKLHKEVSVEIPFEVVSE
- the rpsF gene encoding 30S ribosomal protein S6; protein product: MNNYETVFILTPVLSDVQMKEAVEKFKTILTNEGAKIVNEENWGLRKLAYPIQKKSTGFYAMLEFEADPAVIAKLEINFRRDERVIRFLTFRQDKFAHQYAEKRRNLKSPKKEEVKEN
- the rpsR gene encoding 30S ribosomal protein S18; this translates as MMAQQSEIRYLTPPSVDVKKKKYCRFKKNGIKYIDYKDPEFLKKFLNEQGKILPRRITGTSLKFQRRVAQAVKRARHLALLPYVTDLMK